A region from the Pseudomonas cucumis genome encodes:
- the tyrS gene encoding tyrosine--tRNA ligase yields the protein MKSVEEQLALIKRGAEELLVESELIEKLKRGQPLRIKAGFDPTAPDLHLGHTVLINKLRQFQDLGHQVIFLIGDFTGMIGDPSGKSATRPPLTREQVLENAETYKTQVFKILDPAKTEVAFNSTWMDQMGPADFIRLTSQYTVARMLERDDFDKRYTTNQPIAIHEFLYPLVQGYDSVALRADVELGGTDQKFNLLMGRELQRSYGQEAQCILTMPLLEGLDGVKKMSKSLGNYVGIQEAPGVMYGKLVSIPDVLMWRYFELLSFRSMEEINALRADVEAGANPRDIKIKLAEEIVARFHGEEAAANAHRAAGNRMKDGELPDDLPEIELTAAEDMPIAAVLNKAGLVKNSAVARDLLGSGGVRIDGEVVDRTFIYVLGATHVCQAGKKAFARITLKSE from the coding sequence ATGAAGTCGGTTGAAGAGCAGCTAGCGCTGATCAAACGTGGTGCAGAAGAACTGTTGGTCGAGTCCGAGCTGATCGAGAAACTCAAACGTGGCCAACCGCTGCGTATTAAGGCAGGCTTCGATCCGACCGCGCCGGATTTGCACCTGGGTCATACCGTGCTTATTAATAAGCTGCGTCAGTTCCAGGATCTGGGGCACCAGGTGATCTTCCTTATAGGTGACTTCACCGGGATGATCGGTGATCCGAGCGGCAAGAGTGCGACACGTCCTCCGCTGACCCGTGAGCAGGTCCTCGAGAATGCCGAGACCTACAAGACTCAGGTCTTCAAGATTCTCGACCCAGCCAAGACCGAAGTGGCGTTCAACTCCACCTGGATGGATCAGATGGGGCCGGCCGACTTCATTCGCCTGACTTCGCAATACACCGTGGCTCGCATGCTCGAGCGCGACGACTTCGACAAGCGCTACACCACCAATCAACCCATCGCCATTCACGAGTTCCTCTATCCGCTGGTTCAGGGTTATGACTCGGTCGCGTTGCGCGCGGATGTCGAACTGGGCGGTACCGATCAGAAGTTCAACCTGCTGATGGGGCGTGAACTGCAACGTAGTTATGGTCAGGAGGCTCAATGCATTCTGACCATGCCGTTGCTCGAAGGTCTGGATGGCGTGAAGAAAATGTCCAAGTCGTTGGGCAACTACGTCGGTATCCAGGAAGCGCCGGGTGTCATGTACGGCAAGCTGGTCTCTATTCCAGATGTGCTGATGTGGCGTTACTTCGAATTGCTCAGCTTCCGTTCCATGGAAGAGATCAATGCTTTGCGGGCTGATGTCGAGGCGGGCGCGAATCCACGTGACATCAAGATCAAGCTGGCCGAAGAGATCGTTGCGCGCTTCCATGGTGAAGAGGCGGCGGCCAATGCTCACCGTGCGGCGGGTAACCGTATGAAAGACGGTGAGCTGCCGGATGATCTGCCGGAGATCGAATTGACGGCTGCCGAAGATATGCCGATTGCTGCTGTCCTTAATAAAGCAGGGTTGGTGAAGAATTCTGCCGTGGCGCGCGATCTTCTGGGGTCTGGTGGTGTACGTATAGATGGTGAGGTTGTCGATCGCACCTTTATATACGTACTGGGCGCGACCCATGTTTGCCAGGCTGGGAAGAAGGCGTTTGCGCGTATAACGCTCAAATCCGAATAA
- a CDS encoding peptidoglycan DD-metalloendopeptidase family protein, with protein MTTEPSKAPPLYPKTHLLAASGIAALLSLALLVFPSSDVEAKKTTLSLELESPAEQLIQDQDAADTVQATNEPAASPFAQIENSAEDTQKTAQVAPAPAPAPVVEEKKAPGHREVIVSKGDTLSTLFEKVGLPATSVHEVLASDKQAKQFSQLKHGQKLEFELSPDGQLTNLHSKVSDMESISLTKNDKGYTFNRITAKPTVRSAYVHGVINSSLSQSAARAGLSHSLTMDMASVFGYDVDFAQDIRQGDEFDVIYEQKVVNGKAVGNGPILSARFTNRGKTYTAVRYTNKQGNSSYYTADGNSMRKAFIRTPVDFARISSKFSMGRKHPILNKIRAHKGVDYAAPRGTPIKAAGDGKVLLAGRRGGYGNTVIIQHGNTYRTLYGHMQGFAKGIKTGGSVKQGQVIGYIGTTGLSTGPHLHYEFQVNGVHVDPLGQKVAMADPISKAERSRFLAQSQPLMARMDQEKSTQLASSKR; from the coding sequence ATGACCACAGAACCGTCTAAAGCGCCGCCGCTTTACCCGAAGACCCACCTGCTCGCAGCAAGTGGCATCGCCGCCCTTCTCAGCCTGGCGCTTCTGGTATTCCCTTCCAGTGATGTTGAAGCCAAAAAGACGACCCTGAGTCTTGAGCTGGAAAGCCCTGCAGAACAACTGATACAAGATCAAGACGCTGCCGACACCGTCCAGGCCACAAATGAGCCGGCAGCCTCCCCTTTCGCGCAGATCGAAAACAGCGCCGAAGACACTCAGAAAACCGCCCAGGTCGCCCCCGCCCCTGCTCCCGCGCCAGTCGTCGAAGAGAAGAAGGCGCCAGGCCACAGGGAAGTGATCGTTAGCAAAGGCGACACTCTCTCGACGCTGTTCGAGAAAGTCGGTCTTCCGGCCACTTCGGTGCATGAAGTACTGGCCAGCGACAAGCAGGCCAAGCAGTTCAGCCAACTCAAACATGGCCAGAAACTTGAGTTCGAACTGAGCCCGGATGGCCAGTTGACCAATTTGCACAGCAAAGTCAGCGACATGGAAAGCATCAGCCTGACCAAGAATGACAAGGGTTATACGTTCAACCGCATTACCGCCAAGCCCACTGTTCGCTCCGCCTACGTTCATGGCGTGATCAACAGTTCGCTGTCGCAATCTGCCGCCCGAGCCGGCTTGTCCCACAGTCTGACCATGGATATGGCCAGTGTGTTTGGCTACGACGTCGACTTCGCCCAGGATATTCGCCAAGGTGACGAGTTCGATGTGATCTACGAACAGAAGGTCGTCAACGGCAAAGCTGTCGGCAACGGCCCGATCCTCTCCGCACGCTTCACCAACCGCGGCAAGACCTACACCGCGGTGCGCTACACCAACAAACAAGGCAACAGCAGCTACTACACAGCTGACGGCAACAGCATGCGCAAGGCGTTTATCCGCACCCCGGTAGACTTCGCCCGCATCAGCTCGAAATTCTCCATGGGCCGCAAGCACCCGATCCTGAACAAGATCCGCGCCCACAAGGGCGTCGATTACGCCGCCCCACGGGGTACGCCGATCAAGGCTGCCGGTGACGGCAAAGTATTGTTGGCGGGTCGTCGCGGCGGTTACGGCAACACCGTGATCATCCAGCACGGTAATACCTATCGCACGCTGTACGGTCATATGCAGGGCTTCGCCAAAGGCATCAAGACTGGCGGCAGCGTCAAGCAAGGTCAGGTGATCGGCTACATTGGTACCACCGGCCTCTCCACCGGCCCGCACTTGCACTACGAGTTCCAGGTCAATGGCGTACACGTCGATCCACTGGGCCAGAAAGTAGCAATGGCCGATCCGATCTCCAAAGCTGAACGCTCACGCTTCCTCGCGCAAAGCCAACCGCTGATGGCGCGCATGGATCAAGAGAAATCCACCCAGCTGGCTTCGAGTAAACGCTAA